A portion of the Drosophila sechellia strain sech25 chromosome 2R, ASM438219v1, whole genome shotgun sequence genome contains these proteins:
- the LOC116800313 gene encoding probable cytochrome P450 6a20: protein MAVLIVLLIGVITFVAWYVHQRFNYWKRRGIPHDEPKIPFGNTSELMKTVQLSDIFKRTYNKYKKRTDGPFVGFYMYFKQMVVVTDIDFVKTILIREFDKFHDRGLFHNERDDPLSAHLVNIEGQKW, encoded by the coding sequence ATGGCTGTTCTGATCGTATTGCTGATCGGTGTAATCACCTTCGTGGCGTGGTATGTGCACCAGCGCTTTAACTATTGGAAGCGTCGCGGCATTCCCCACGATGAGCCCAAAATTCCGTTCGGTAATACCAGCGAGCTAATGAAAACCGTTCAGTTGTCGGATATTTTCAAGAGAACCTACAACAAGTACAAGAAAAGGACGGACGGGCCATTTGTGGGTTTTTATATGTACTTCAAGCAGATGGTGGTTGTAACCGATATTGATTTCGTTAAGACCATACTGATTCGCGAGTTTGATAAGTTCCACGATCGCGGCCTATTCCATAACGAACGTGATGATCCACTGTCCGCCCATCTAGTGAATATCGAAGGTCAGAAGTGGTAA
- the LOC116800691 gene encoding probable cytochrome P450 6a20, whose amino-acid sequence MKSMFPTILTVADDLIRVFGQTASADGDSIEITNVVARFTADVIGSCAFGLDCHSLSDPKTEFVQMGTAAITERRYGKSMDLLLFGAPKLAAKLRMKATVQKVEDFYMNIIRDTVDYRVKNNVKRNDFVDMLIEMKLKYDNGDKANGLTFNEIAAQAFIFFLAGFETSSTTMGFALYELACHQDIQD is encoded by the coding sequence ATGAAGAGCATGTTTCCCACTATTCTGACCGTGGCAGATGATCTGATTCGGGTTTTTGGACAAACAGCTAGTGCTGATGGCGATTCCATAGAGATCACAAATGTGGTGGCCCGTTTCACCGCCGATGTCATCGGGAGTTGCGCCTTCGGCTTGGATTGCCATAGCTTGTCGGATCCCAAGACGGAGTTTGTCCAAATGGGAACAGCCGCCATCACCGAGCGGCGCTATGGCAAGTCCATGGATCTACTTCTGTTCGGAGCCCCCAAGCTGGCCGCCAAGCTGCGCATGAAGGCGACTGTCCAGAAGGTCGAGGACTTTTACATGAACATCATCCGGGACACTGTTGATTATCGCGTGAAGAACAATGTGAAGAGAAACGATTTCGTGGATATGTTgattgaaatgaaattgaaatacgATAATGGGGATAAGGCAAATGGGCTGACCTTTAATGAAATCGCTGCCCAGGCGTTCATATTCTTCTTGGCTGGGTTCGAGACCAGTTCGACCACAATGGGATTTGCTCTTTATGAGCTGGCCTGCCACCAGGATATTCAGGATTAA
- the LOC116800312 gene encoding probable cytochrome P450 6a20 → MREMTYLEKVIDETMRKRPVVGHLLRVATQNYQHTNPKYNIEKGTGVVIPTLAIQHDPEFYPEPEKFIPERFDEDQVQQRPPCTFLPFGDGPRNCIGLRFGRMQVIIGMALLIHNFKFEFHPTKTVVPLEYRTDDILLSAKGGIHLKVSRV, encoded by the exons ATGCGAGAGATGACTTATTTGGAAAAGGTCATCGATG AGACCATGAGGAAACGTCCTGTCGTCGGTCATTTACTCCGCGTTGCAACTCAAAACTACCAACATACCAATCCAAAATATAACATTGAAAAAGGAACTGGAGTGGTCATACCCACACTGGCTATACAACACGATCCAGAGTTTTATCCAGAGCCCGAGAAGTTTATTCCAGAGCGTTTTGATGAGGATCAGGTGCAACAGCGTCCTCCCTGCACTTTCCTGCCCTTTGGTGATGGTCCTAGGAACTGCATCGGTCTTCGATTCGGACGGATGCAGGTCATCATTGGCATGGCCTTGTTAATCCACAACTTCAAGTTTGAGTTTCATCCCACCAAAACTGTCGTTCCTTTAGAATATAGGACCGATGATATTCTACTGAGCGCCAAGGGCGGAATTCACCTGAAAGTCAGTAGAGTGTGA
- the LOC6609227 gene encoding LOW QUALITY PROTEIN: probable cytochrome P450 6a21 (The sequence of the model RefSeq protein was modified relative to this genomic sequence to represent the inferred CDS: substituted 1 base at 1 genomic stop codon) → MSVGTVLLTALLALVGYLLMKWRSTMRHWQDLGIPCEEPHMLMGSMKGVRTARSFNEIWTSYYKKFRGTGPFAGFYWFRRPAVLVLETSLAKQILIKEFNKFTDRGFFHNPDDDPLSGQLFLLDGQKWKAMRNKLSSTFTSGKMKYMFPTVVKVANEFTDVFGQSVTKSPVVEVRELLARFTTDVIGTCAFGIECSSLKDPDAEFREMGXRSLTEQRLGSIGIGFVNSFPNLARRLHMKMTAEPIERFFMRIVRETVAFREQNNIRRNDFMDQLIDLKNKPLVVSQSGESVNLTIEEIAAQAFVFFAAGFETSSTTMGFALYELAQNQDIQDRVREECQEVIAKCNGELNYESMKDLIYLDQVISETLRLYTVLPVLNRQCLEDYEVPGHPKYVIKKGMPVLIPCGAMHRDEKLYANPNTFNPDNFSPERVKDRDSVEWLPFGDGPRNCIGMRFGQMQARIGLALLIKDFKFSVCEKTTIPMTYNKEMFLISSDSGIYLKAERV, encoded by the exons ATGTCGGTTGGAACTGTCCTACTGACGGCGCTGCTGGCGTTAGTTGGTTACCTGCTGATGAAATGGCGAAGCACGATGAGGCACTGGCAAGATTTGGGTATTCCCTGCGAGGAGCCCCACATGCTGATGGGAAGCATGAAGGGCGTACGGACCGCACGATCCTTTAACGAAATTTGGACGAGCTATTACAAAAAGTTCCGTGGCACCGGACCCTTTGCAGGCTTCTATTGGTTCCGGCGACCGGCTGTTTTAGTCCTTGAAACATCGCTGGCGAAGCAAATCTTGATCAAGGAGTTCAACAAGTTCACGGATCGCGGCTTCTTTCACAATCCCGACGATGATCCGTTGTCCGGCCAGTTGTTCTTGCTTGATGGCCAAAAGTGGAAGGCTATGAGGAACAAGCTCTCCTCCACGTTTACGTCCGGCAAAATGAAGTATATGTTTCCCACTGTGGTCAAGGTGGCCAATGAATTCACCGATGTTTTCGGTCAAAGTGTGACGAAGTCACCTGTTGTCGAAGTGAGGGAGCTTTTGGCGCGATTCACCACTGATGTTATTGGCACCTGTGCATTCGGCATCGAGTGCAGCAGCCTAAAGGATCCGGATGCAGAGTTCCGCGAGATGGGTTGACGCTCCCTAACGGAGCAGCGCCTGGGGTCTATAGGAATCGGATTCGTCAATAGCTTTCCCAATCTGGCACGTCGCCTCCACATGAAAATGACAGCGGAGCCCATCGAAAGGTTCTTCATGCGCATCGTTAGGGAAACAGTGGCCTTCAGAGAGCAAAACAATATTCGCCGCAACGATTTCATGGATCAGTTGATCGATTTGAAAAACAAGCCACTGGTGGTGTCACAATCCGGGGAGAGTGTTAACCTAACCATTGAGGAGATCGCAGCGCAGGCTTTTGTATTCTTTGCGGCTGGTTTCGAAACCTCGTCGACCACCATGGGATTCGCCCTCTATGAACTGGCCCAGAATCAGGACATTCAGGACCGGGTGAGGGAGGAGTGCCAGGAGGTTATTGCAAAGTGCAACGGGGAGTTGAACTACGAAAGTATGAAGGATTTGATCTATTTAGACCAGGTTATATCGG AAACACTTCGTTTGTACACCGTTCTCCCGGTCTTGAACCGCCAGTGCCTGGAGGACTATGAGGTTCCTGGACATCCTAAATACGTAATCAAAAAGGGAATGCCCGTTTTGATCCCTTGTGGAGCAATGCACCGCGATGAGAAACTGTATGCCAATCCAAACACCTTTAACCCTGACAACTTCTCGCCCGAACGAGTGAAGGATCGCGACTCCGTGGAGTGGCTTCCATTCGGGGATGGTCCCAGGAACTGCATCGGCATGCGGTTTGGTCAAATGCAGGCCAGGATTGGATTGGCTCTCCTGATTAAGGACTTTAAGTTCTCAGTTTGCGAGAAGACAACCATTCCCATGACATACAACAAAGAAATGTTCCTCATTTCTAGTGATTCTGGAATTTATCTTAAGGCTGAGCGAGTGTAA